In the genome of Ignavibacteriales bacterium, one region contains:
- the fabD gene encoding ACP S-malonyltransferase, which yields MNKIGFLFPGQGSQYVGMAKDLYENSVEAKEMIKTADDALEINLSHIIFNGPEEHLKQTEFTQPAIFLHSVVLSSIIRTISPFAAAGHSLGEYSALVAAGSIQFYEAIKLVRERGKAMQQSGIDNPGTMAAVVGLEQVKVEEFCKQASAEGVVQCANFNSPGQIVISGSVTGVHKAMEICKSNGAKMVKELVVSGAFHSPLMSSAKEKLKEALDATNFYNSKFPVYANVTAQPVNDKEEIKKLLYQQVTSPVRWEETIQNMVKDGITEFIEIGPGKVLQGLVKRITPEIPYSGIDKFADVEKFL from the coding sequence ATGAATAAAATTGGTTTTCTATTTCCGGGTCAGGGTTCCCAGTATGTTGGAATGGCAAAAGACCTGTACGAAAATTCCGTTGAAGCAAAAGAGATGATTAAAACCGCTGATGATGCACTGGAGATTAATTTATCTCATATCATATTCAACGGACCGGAAGAACATCTTAAGCAAACGGAATTTACCCAACCCGCAATATTTCTTCACAGTGTGGTCCTCTCAAGTATTATAAGAACAATTAGTCCATTCGCCGCAGCCGGACATTCTCTTGGTGAGTATTCTGCCTTAGTTGCAGCAGGGTCAATTCAGTTTTATGAAGCAATAAAATTAGTTCGTGAACGGGGAAAAGCGATGCAACAATCCGGCATTGATAATCCAGGTACAATGGCTGCAGTTGTTGGTTTAGAACAAGTTAAAGTTGAAGAGTTCTGTAAACAAGCTTCTGCCGAGGGTGTAGTGCAATGCGCAAATTTTAATTCGCCGGGACAGATTGTAATATCTGGTTCTGTTACCGGAGTTCATAAAGCAATGGAAATTTGTAAATCAAACGGCGCAAAAATGGTTAAGGAACTTGTAGTCAGCGGTGCGTTCCATTCACCTTTGATGAGTTCCGCAAAAGAAAAATTAAAAGAAGCACTGGACGCGACCAATTTTTATAACAGTAAATTTCCTGTTTATGCTAATGTTACCGCACAACCGGTTAACGACAAGGAAGAAATAAAAAAACTTTTGTACCAGCAGGTTACCTCGCCGGTTAGATGGGAAGAAACAATTCAGAATATGGTAAAAGATGGTATTACTGAATTTATCGAAATCGGTCCCGGTAAAGTTTTGCAGGGACTA